In Terriglobia bacterium, a genomic segment contains:
- a CDS encoding PilZ domain-containing protein, protein MKFSDKKERRRTTRFTLIVSAEVAELPRGAKLSARCSDVSRTGCYFDTLNPIRLGKSVRVKLMHKNDNFETTGRVVFVSPSLGMGIEFDASTPADQYAILDRWFAEADQFD, encoded by the coding sequence ATGAAATTTAGCGACAAGAAAGAACGGCGCCGGACAACGCGCTTCACGCTGATTGTGAGTGCCGAGGTGGCGGAACTTCCCCGGGGAGCAAAATTGAGCGCGCGCTGCTCCGACGTGAGCAGGACCGGCTGCTATTTCGATACCCTCAATCCCATCCGCCTCGGCAAATCCGTGCGCGTGAAGTTGATGCACAAGAACGACAACTTCGAGACCACCGGCCGCGTGGTGTTTGTCAGCCCGAGTCTGGGCATGGGCATCGAGTTCGATGCCAGCACGCCGGCAGACCAGTACGCCATCCTGGACCGCTGGTTCGCGGAAGCCGACCAGTTCGACTGA
- a CDS encoding DinB family protein: MQPAGIIQFQNVIAFLEKTPKVLETLLAGTDEETLIWKPAPDRWSISEVLAHLAAIETLYGQRVQRMATEDSPLLEKYDPGRASAEGHYAQGDAEAHLAAFSEARQGILAFLSMLPPTAGARTGRHAELGTVTLSEVLHEMASHDLGHLRQIAELYRALEFYPYAGPFQKYSNPRP, from the coding sequence ATGCAGCCTGCCGGCATCATCCAGTTCCAGAACGTCATCGCCTTCCTGGAAAAGACGCCGAAAGTCCTGGAAACGCTGCTTGCCGGCACCGACGAGGAAACCCTTATCTGGAAGCCCGCGCCCGACCGCTGGTCCATCAGCGAAGTCCTTGCGCACCTCGCCGCCATCGAAACCCTCTACGGCCAGCGTGTCCAGCGCATGGCCACCGAAGATTCTCCGCTTCTCGAGAAGTACGACCCGGGGCGCGCCTCCGCGGAAGGCCATTATGCGCAGGGAGACGCTGAAGCGCACCTGGCCGCTTTTAGCGAGGCCCGCCAGGGAATCCTCGCCTTTCTCTCCATGCTGCCCCCCACCGCCGGAGCGCGCACCGGGCGGCATGCCGAGCTGGGCACAGTTACGCTTTCCGAGGTGCTGCACGAGATGGCCTCGCACGATCTCGGCCACTTGCGGCAGATCGCCGAGCTTTACCGCGCACTCGAGTTCTACCCTTACGCCGGCCCCTTCCAGAAGTATTCGAATCCAAGACCGTGA
- a CDS encoding glutaredoxin family protein — protein MTHPLPHPEEERLARATPREITLYTRPGCHLCEEAKAAIAPLLAEFGATLLEVNIDEDAVLRERYGWDIPVLFIGAHKAAKHRVDLEQFRRQLRDAQS, from the coding sequence GTGACGCACCCTCTTCCGCATCCCGAAGAGGAACGCCTCGCCCGCGCCACCCCGCGCGAGATCACGCTCTACACCCGCCCGGGTTGCCATCTCTGCGAGGAGGCCAAGGCCGCCATCGCGCCGCTGCTGGCCGAATTCGGCGCCACCCTGCTCGAAGTCAATATCGATGAAGATGCGGTCCTGCGGGAACGCTATGGGTGGGATATTCCGGTGCTTTTTATTGGCGCGCACAAAGCCGCCAAGCACCGCGTGGATCTCGAGCAGTTCCGCCGCCAGCTGCGCGATGCGCAGTCTTAG
- a CDS encoding cysteine synthase family protein, translating into MPTAEHKLLSETPAPGRTGRTGRSVLDSIGNTPLLRLERAGQAFPHVEFCAKAEWFNPGGSVKDRPALGMLQAGLASGALRPGKTILDATSGNTGIAYAMIGAALGYPVKLFLPESASHERKLVLFAYGAETVLTPGDEGTDGAIRRVRELYAAEPEKYFYPDQYSHAANWQAHYRTTASEIWEQTAGRITHFVAGLGTSGTFVGVTRRLKELNPAIRCISLQPDAPFHGLEGWKHMATALRPAIYDDTLADEDLGVSTEEAYGLVKRLAREEGLLVSPSAAAALAGCFQVAARIPRAEHAVVVTVFADSASKYLSERFWHET; encoded by the coding sequence ATGCCTACGGCAGAACACAAACTGCTGAGTGAGACCCCCGCACCCGGCCGCACCGGGCGAACGGGAAGGTCTGTCCTGGACAGCATCGGCAACACGCCGCTGCTGCGGCTGGAGCGCGCCGGGCAGGCCTTCCCGCACGTCGAATTCTGCGCCAAAGCGGAATGGTTCAATCCTGGCGGCTCGGTGAAGGACCGCCCCGCGCTGGGCATGCTCCAGGCCGGGCTAGCCAGCGGCGCGCTGCGCCCCGGGAAAACCATCCTCGACGCCACCAGCGGGAACACCGGCATCGCCTACGCCATGATCGGCGCCGCGCTGGGTTATCCCGTGAAGCTCTTCCTCCCGGAGAGCGCTTCGCACGAGCGCAAACTGGTGCTCTTCGCCTACGGCGCGGAGACCGTGCTCACGCCGGGCGACGAAGGCACGGACGGAGCCATCCGCCGCGTGCGCGAACTCTACGCCGCGGAACCCGAAAAATATTTTTATCCCGACCAGTACAGCCACGCCGCCAACTGGCAGGCGCACTACCGCACCACGGCCAGCGAGATCTGGGAGCAGACCGCGGGGCGCATCACTCATTTTGTTGCCGGTCTCGGCACCAGCGGCACGTTCGTCGGCGTCACGCGCCGCCTGAAAGAGCTCAATCCCGCGATTCGCTGCATCAGCCTGCAGCCCGATGCGCCTTTCCACGGGCTCGAAGGCTGGAAGCATATGGCGACCGCGCTGCGTCCGGCGATTTATGACGACACTTTGGCCGATGAAGATCTCGGCGTTTCCACCGAAGAAGCCTACGGCCTGGTGAAACGGCTGGCCCGCGAGGAAGGCCTGCTCGTCAGTCCCAGCGCGGCGGCGGCGCTGGCGGGTTGCTTCCAGGTGGCGGCGCGGATTCCGCGCGCGGAGCACGCCGTGGTAGTCACCGTCTTCGCCGACAGCGCATCCAAATACTTGAGCGAACGCTTCTGGCACGAAACGTGA
- a CDS encoding M67 family metallopeptidase, which translates to MNTLSHLGIGRELAEQIGRHGAETYPHECCGALLGRDAAADAADAAREVLALFPLVNRREDSPRNRFSITADDVRAAEDAARGQQLEIVGWYHSHPDHPARPSEYDREHAWPWYSYVIVSVQSGAPQEMTSWRLADDRTEFSAEALAIRRHASA; encoded by the coding sequence ATGAACACTCTTTCGCATCTCGGGATCGGCAGGGAACTCGCGGAGCAGATCGGCCGCCACGGCGCGGAAACCTATCCCCACGAGTGCTGCGGCGCGCTGCTGGGGCGCGATGCCGCCGCCGATGCCGCCGATGCCGCGCGCGAGGTTCTGGCGCTGTTTCCCCTGGTGAACCGCCGCGAAGATTCGCCGCGCAACCGCTTTTCGATCACCGCGGACGACGTGCGCGCCGCGGAGGACGCCGCGCGCGGGCAGCAGCTCGAAATCGTCGGCTGGTACCATTCGCATCCGGACCATCCGGCGCGGCCCAGCGAGTACGACCGCGAGCACGCCTGGCCGTGGTACAGCTACGTGATCGTCAGCGTGCAGTCCGGCGCGCCGCAGGAGATGACCTCCTGGCGCCTGGCCGACGACCGTACGGAATTTTCTGCCGAGGCCCTTGCTATCCGGCGGCACGCTTCGGCGTGA
- a CDS encoding MoaD/ThiS family protein, giving the protein MPVKVIIPTPLRPFAGKRASAEFNTATVGEALGCLTAEFAELRRHLFTEEGKLRSFVNVYVNDEDIRYLAKEDTRTKDGDTIHIVPSIAGGIS; this is encoded by the coding sequence ATGCCCGTGAAAGTAATCATCCCGACGCCGCTGCGCCCCTTTGCGGGCAAGCGCGCTTCCGCGGAATTTAACACCGCCACTGTCGGGGAAGCGCTGGGCTGTCTGACGGCGGAATTCGCCGAGCTGCGCAGGCATCTCTTTACGGAGGAAGGCAAGCTGCGCAGTTTCGTCAACGTTTACGTGAACGACGAGGACATTCGCTATCTGGCGAAAGAGGACACCCGCACGAAGGACGGCGACACCATCCACATCGTTCCCTCCATTGCTGGCGGAATTTCTTAG
- the moeB gene encoding molybdopterin-synthase adenylyltransferase MoeB, whose product MATGLQPLAGNADAAKLSKEEILRYSRHLIMPEVGMEGQLKLKQAKVLLIGTGGLGAPLGLYLAAAGVGRLGLVDFDVVDFTNLQRQVTFGTSDVGRPKIVAARERLANMNPNIEIQAFETKLSSENALDLFRDFDIIVDGTDNFPTRYLVNDACILLGKPNVYGSIFRFEGQATVFGAPGGPCYRCLYPEPPPPGLVPSCAEGGVLGVLPGIVGTIQAMETIKLILGSGDSLAGRLLLFDALGMKFRELKLRKNPACPVCGENRSIHKLIDYYEFCGIRGEEAPAPAAQVPEITPRELKARLDRGDDLFVLDVREPHEFQICNLQGHLIPLGEVARRVQELDSSREIVVHCKGGKRSAEAAEFLRKAGFRKIWNLKGGILAWSDEVDSSVPKY is encoded by the coding sequence ATGGCCACAGGACTTCAGCCCCTGGCGGGCAACGCGGATGCCGCCAAGCTTTCCAAAGAAGAGATCCTCCGCTACAGCCGCCACCTGATCATGCCCGAAGTGGGCATGGAGGGGCAGCTCAAGCTCAAGCAGGCCAAGGTCCTGCTCATCGGCACCGGCGGGCTGGGCGCGCCGCTCGGCCTGTATCTCGCCGCGGCGGGCGTCGGCAGGCTCGGCCTCGTGGACTTCGATGTCGTGGACTTCACCAACCTGCAGCGCCAGGTCACCTTCGGCACCAGCGACGTGGGCCGCCCGAAGATCGTGGCCGCGCGCGAGCGCCTCGCCAACATGAATCCCAATATCGAGATTCAGGCCTTCGAAACCAAGCTTTCCAGCGAGAACGCCCTCGATCTCTTCCGGGATTTCGACATCATCGTTGACGGCACCGACAATTTCCCCACGCGCTACCTGGTCAATGACGCCTGCATCCTGCTCGGCAAGCCCAATGTTTACGGCTCGATCTTCCGCTTCGAAGGTCAGGCCACCGTCTTCGGTGCGCCCGGAGGGCCTTGCTACCGCTGCCTCTATCCCGAACCGCCTCCCCCGGGTCTCGTGCCCTCGTGCGCCGAAGGCGGCGTGCTCGGCGTTCTCCCGGGGATTGTCGGCACCATCCAGGCGATGGAGACCATCAAGCTGATTCTCGGCAGCGGCGACAGCCTGGCCGGGCGCCTATTGCTCTTCGACGCGCTGGGCATGAAATTCCGCGAATTGAAGCTGCGCAAAAATCCGGCGTGCCCGGTCTGCGGCGAGAACCGCAGCATCCACAAATTGATCGATTACTACGAATTCTGCGGCATCCGCGGAGAAGAGGCTCCCGCACCGGCCGCGCAGGTCCCGGAAATCACTCCGCGCGAGCTGAAGGCGCGCCTCGACCGCGGCGATGACCTCTTCGTTCTCGACGTGCGCGAGCCGCATGAATTCCAGATCTGCAACCTGCAGGGCCACCTGATCCCGCTCGGCGAAGTTGCGCGCCGCGTGCAGGAGCTCGATTCCTCGCGGGAGATCGTGGTGCATTGCAAGGGCGGCAAGCGCTCCGCGGAAGCCGCGGAGTTCCTGCGCAAGGCCGGCTTCCGGAAAATCTGGAACCTGAAGGGCGGAATTCTCGCCTGGTCGGACGAAGTCGATTCCTCCGTCCCGAAATACTGA
- a CDS encoding carbonic anhydrase: MGVYQETLQANENYAKEFRLGHLPMPPGRKLAIVACMDARLTVEQVLGLETGEAHIIRNAGGLITEDAIRSLIISTQLLGTRTIYVIQHTDCGMLTFRDQELSDRLAKETGHDASHIHFRAFSDVARSVAIQIQRVREIPFLPAEVDVHGFVYDVRTGKLLEIASVGEEKAATA, from the coding sequence ATGGGAGTCTATCAAGAGACGCTGCAGGCCAATGAAAACTACGCGAAGGAATTCAGGCTCGGGCATCTGCCCATGCCGCCGGGCCGCAAACTGGCCATCGTGGCCTGCATGGACGCGCGCCTCACGGTCGAACAGGTCCTCGGCCTGGAAACCGGCGAGGCGCACATCATCCGCAACGCCGGAGGGCTCATCACCGAGGATGCCATCCGTTCGCTGATCATCTCCACGCAGCTCCTCGGCACGCGCACCATCTACGTCATCCAGCACACCGATTGCGGCATGCTCACCTTTCGCGATCAGGAGCTTAGCGACCGCCTCGCCAAGGAGACCGGACACGACGCTTCGCACATCCACTTCCGCGCCTTTTCGGACGTTGCTAGGAGCGTCGCCATCCAGATCCAGCGCGTCCGCGAGATCCCCTTCCTCCCCGCGGAGGTAGATGTGCACGGCTTTGTCTACGACGTGCGCACCGGCAAACTCCTTGAAATTGCCTCGGTGGGGGAAGAAAAGGCGGCTACCGCTTGA
- a CDS encoding CDGSH iron-sulfur domain-containing protein, whose product MAATKITVKDNGPLRIEGEFEILDPSGATFGLAGRTALSLCRCGHSANKPFCDGAHKAKGFMDQVQARELPPPKPQV is encoded by the coding sequence ATGGCGGCAACCAAGATCACCGTGAAGGATAACGGCCCGCTGCGCATCGAGGGCGAGTTCGAGATCCTCGATCCCAGCGGCGCAACGTTCGGACTTGCAGGGCGCACAGCGCTTTCCCTGTGCCGCTGCGGCCACTCCGCGAACAAGCCGTTCTGCGATGGCGCCCATAAGGCCAAAGGCTTTATGGATCAGGTACAGGCCCGCGAGTTACCCCCACCAAAACCACAAGTGTGA
- a CDS encoding GGDEF domain-containing protein produces MGGWGKFAGFSREKSPRFLAIAVAALLAVFFGGVLWLRSAGVSGAPQTYLYLEICGTLLSFCYAANALVRFRGTHDRTALILAFGFVISGILETLGYFGLADLLQAGPLSLSRVPMSWMVSRTLLAILLLSALGVERRMPTSRQPSREIAGALLVVVVAGYLTSAAFLAAPAAPLARAAHLLSRPWDLLPGLLFLAAACFYYRRLRETQTLYDYALFGVTLLNAASHAAACFSRQLFDGPFFLAEVCKTASYAVMLGGALLDQARLFEQVSAMAVSDPLTGLANYRRLVTVLNGELDRSRRSGRPFSVVLLDMDDLKAINDRFGHLTGSRAICRLGNVLRLHSRTIDTAARYGGDEFVLVLPEAKGDVAARVVERVRERLAQDGELPRLSVSAGAAVFPDDGETAETLLTAADHALYRMKHRRTNLQSISRIAACL; encoded by the coding sequence TTGGGCGGTTGGGGCAAATTCGCCGGGTTTTCCCGGGAGAAGTCGCCGCGCTTTCTGGCCATTGCAGTCGCGGCCCTGTTGGCAGTGTTCTTTGGCGGGGTCCTGTGGCTGCGCTCGGCGGGGGTCTCCGGAGCGCCGCAGACCTATCTCTATCTGGAGATCTGCGGGACGCTGCTGAGCTTCTGCTATGCCGCCAACGCTCTGGTACGCTTCCGCGGAACGCATGACCGCACCGCGCTGATCCTGGCCTTTGGCTTCGTCATCTCCGGCATCCTGGAAACGCTCGGGTATTTCGGTCTGGCCGATCTGCTGCAAGCCGGTCCGCTCTCCCTCAGCCGCGTGCCCATGAGCTGGATGGTCAGCCGCACACTGCTGGCGATTCTGTTGCTCTCCGCGCTTGGGGTGGAGCGGCGTATGCCCACCTCGCGTCAGCCCAGCCGGGAAATTGCCGGGGCTTTGCTGGTGGTTGTCGTGGCCGGGTATCTGACCAGCGCCGCCTTTCTGGCCGCGCCGGCCGCGCCTCTGGCGCGCGCCGCGCATCTGCTCTCCCGTCCCTGGGATCTGCTTCCCGGGCTGCTCTTCCTGGCGGCTGCTTGCTTTTACTACCGGCGCTTGCGGGAAACGCAAACGCTTTACGACTACGCGCTCTTCGGCGTGACCCTGCTCAATGCCGCCAGTCATGCCGCGGCGTGTTTTTCGCGGCAGCTTTTTGACGGGCCGTTTTTCCTGGCCGAGGTGTGCAAGACGGCCAGCTACGCCGTGATGCTCGGCGGAGCGTTGCTGGATCAGGCCCGGCTTTTCGAACAGGTCAGCGCCATGGCGGTGAGCGATCCCCTCACCGGCCTGGCCAACTATCGCCGGCTGGTCACCGTTCTGAACGGCGAGCTGGATCGCTCGCGGCGCAGCGGCCGGCCCTTCAGCGTAGTGCTGCTGGACATGGACGACCTGAAGGCCATCAACGACCGTTTCGGTCACCTGACGGGCAGCCGCGCCATCTGCCGCCTGGGTAATGTGCTGCGCCTCCATTCCCGCACCATCGACACGGCGGCCCGCTACGGCGGCGATGAGTTTGTCCTGGTGCTTCCCGAAGCGAAAGGCGATGTGGCGGCGCGCGTCGTGGAGCGCGTCCGCGAGCGCCTCGCACAAGACGGCGAGCTGCCGCGCCTCTCCGTGAGCGCCGGCGCCGCGGTTTTCCCCGACGACGGGGAGACTGCGGAAACGCTGCTGACGGCCGCGGATCACGCCCTCTATCGCATGAAGCACCGGCGCACGAATTTGCAGTCGATTTCCCGCATTGCGGCGTGTTTGTGA
- a CDS encoding glycosyltransferase family 4 protein yields MRVLYVDLEREWRGGQNQALLLLKGLHARGHAAELLALESSALAERARDCGVAVHTVAARHSTLQAFLQLQRLFAKGVPEIVHANEPHALTAAWLAKAQKRTSLVISRRVGYPLSRFWLAKARYRASQRIIANSQWVAGKVAACGIPPEQIAVIYEGVEIPPPPSAEQRRQARARWGLAEGIPLLGCAGVFLADKGQEWLLRAVAALRPEFPQIRLLLAGDGPLRGQLQALARELGIADAVLFPGFVKDVENVYAAVDVYLLPSFFEALNNSLLAAMACETPSIAFAKGALPEIIEHEKSGLLVSGPDVAEIREAVARFLRDPAFAGTVGRAGRVRVQQNFSADTMVEKTLQLYQEIRSTAGDPGLV; encoded by the coding sequence ATGAGAGTGCTGTACGTGGACCTGGAGCGCGAATGGCGCGGCGGCCAGAACCAGGCGCTGCTGCTGCTGAAAGGCTTGCACGCGCGCGGGCATGCCGCCGAGTTGCTGGCCCTGGAAAGCTCGGCGCTCGCCGAACGCGCGCGCGATTGCGGCGTGGCCGTGCACACCGTCGCCGCGCGGCATTCCACGCTGCAGGCCTTCTTGCAGCTGCAGAGACTCTTTGCAAAGGGTGTCCCGGAAATCGTGCATGCCAACGAGCCACATGCGCTGACCGCCGCCTGGCTGGCGAAGGCGCAGAAGCGGACGTCCCTGGTGATTTCCCGGCGCGTGGGTTATCCGCTTTCGCGCTTCTGGCTGGCCAAAGCGCGCTACCGCGCTTCGCAGCGCATCATCGCGAATTCGCAGTGGGTCGCGGGAAAGGTCGCGGCCTGCGGCATCCCGCCGGAGCAGATCGCCGTAATCTACGAAGGGGTGGAGATTCCGCCGCCACCCAGCGCGGAACAGCGCCGGCAGGCCCGCGCGCGCTGGGGTCTCGCGGAAGGAATCCCGCTGCTCGGCTGCGCGGGAGTTTTTCTCGCGGACAAGGGCCAGGAATGGCTCCTCCGCGCGGTGGCCGCGCTGCGCCCGGAGTTCCCGCAAATTCGCCTGCTGCTGGCCGGCGACGGCCCGCTGCGCGGGCAGCTGCAAGCGCTGGCCCGCGAGCTGGGGATTGCGGACGCCGTGCTCTTCCCGGGATTTGTGAAGGATGTGGAGAACGTCTATGCCGCGGTGGACGTATACCTGCTGCCATCGTTCTTCGAGGCGCTGAACAATTCTCTGCTGGCGGCGATGGCCTGCGAAACGCCGTCCATTGCGTTCGCCAAAGGCGCGCTCCCGGAGATCATCGAGCACGAAAAGAGCGGGCTGCTGGTTTCCGGCCCGGACGTCGCGGAGATCCGCGAAGCGGTGGCGCGCTTTCTGCGCGACCCGGCCTTTGCGGGAACCGTGGGCCGCGCCGGGCGCGTGCGCGTGCAGCAGAATTTTTCGGCGGACACCATGGTGGAAAAGACACTGCAGCTTTACCAGGAGATCCGCAGCACAGCCGGCGATCCAGGGTTGGTCTAG
- a CDS encoding glycosyltransferase family 2 protein, translated as MNHVSACLITLNEEHNLPRALASLAGVVEEIVVVDSGSTDRTTEIAREHGAKVFRRTWTNYAEQKNFAAAQAAHEWIFSLDADEELSTALQGALRKWKAGPPGATVYEMARRTWYLGAWIRHSGWYPDYQRRLYRRDAARFEGLVHESLRGEGKPGRLNGDLLHYTVRSFAEHEANVERYTALAAQQLYAAGKRSWRGALWLATPWSWFQNFVLRGGFLDGYRGALIAQMAARAVRLKYRKLGQLVRETGKQGGA; from the coding sequence ATGAACCACGTCTCCGCCTGTCTGATCACGCTCAACGAAGAGCACAATCTTCCGCGCGCGCTGGCGTCGCTGGCCGGCGTCGTGGAGGAGATCGTCGTCGTGGATTCCGGGAGCACGGATCGCACGACGGAGATTGCGCGAGAACACGGAGCCAAGGTATTCAGGCGCACCTGGACCAATTATGCCGAGCAGAAGAATTTCGCGGCGGCCCAGGCCGCGCACGAGTGGATTTTCTCGCTGGACGCCGACGAGGAGCTGAGCACGGCGCTGCAGGGCGCGCTGCGAAAGTGGAAGGCGGGCCCGCCCGGCGCGACAGTGTATGAGATGGCGCGGCGCACCTGGTATCTCGGAGCGTGGATCCGGCACTCCGGCTGGTATCCGGATTATCAGCGGCGGCTGTACCGGCGGGATGCGGCGCGCTTCGAGGGCCTCGTGCACGAATCGCTGCGCGGCGAAGGAAAGCCGGGCCGGCTGAACGGGGATTTATTGCATTACACGGTGCGTTCCTTCGCCGAGCACGAGGCCAACGTCGAGCGCTATACGGCGCTGGCAGCGCAGCAGCTGTATGCGGCGGGCAAGCGGAGCTGGCGCGGGGCCCTGTGGCTGGCCACGCCGTGGAGCTGGTTCCAGAATTTCGTGCTGCGCGGCGGATTCCTGGATGGCTACCGCGGGGCGCTGATTGCGCAGATGGCGGCCCGGGCGGTCCGCCTCAAGTACCGGAAACTCGGGCAGTTGGTACGCGAGACCGGGAAGCAGGGCGGGGCATGA
- a CDS encoding FHA domain-containing protein, translating into MQHILKDADVGTHPKVQFRCSKCGQTTVIEIRRRMDSTMVISPLPSFARADGTSPNLQVTDDYEGLSLPQGRRVLLTVTSGPSKGLVFELTKPRVTLGRKGADLALDDPEVSRYHCLLEVKDTAINLKDLESTNGTFYDEERTRAAYLVDGAEFRIGSSTIRITFELK; encoded by the coding sequence ATGCAGCACATTCTGAAAGACGCGGACGTGGGCACGCACCCCAAGGTGCAGTTCCGCTGCTCGAAATGCGGGCAGACCACGGTGATCGAGATCCGCCGGCGCATGGACAGTACCATGGTGATCTCGCCCCTGCCTTCGTTTGCGCGGGCCGACGGCACCAGCCCGAACCTGCAGGTCACAGACGACTACGAGGGGCTCAGCCTGCCGCAGGGGCGGCGCGTGCTGCTCACGGTCACCAGCGGACCTTCGAAAGGCCTGGTTTTCGAACTCACCAAGCCGCGCGTGACGCTGGGGAGGAAGGGCGCCGACCTGGCACTCGACGACCCCGAGGTATCGCGCTACCACTGCCTGCTCGAGGTCAAGGACACGGCCATCAACCTGAAGGACCTGGAATCCACGAACGGCACGTTTTACGACGAAGAGCGCACGCGCGCCGCCTACCTGGTGGATGGCGCGGAGTTTCGCATCGGCTCCAGCACCATTCGCATCACGTTCGAACTGAAATAA
- a CDS encoding tetratricopeptide repeat protein, with the protein MSQHITRKELKQDKFRQSIEHGAEAVISHKTFATVVIGLVAAIALVTGGWRIYTERRTVNAAAALDDASRVYNARIRAAGEPAEPGEITYPNVALKMQDAAAKFAAVGDKYPGTNPGQLARYYAALCYESLERPHQALESLKKIEGSSDKELAALAQYQSATIYARTGKTDDAVKVYRALAEKPSAFVPRSLALLELAALLRTRNPKEAADIYAQLKKEFPDTAIAEEAERNLEVLPQS; encoded by the coding sequence TTGTCGCAGCATATTACGCGCAAGGAATTGAAGCAGGACAAATTCCGCCAATCGATCGAGCACGGCGCCGAAGCCGTCATATCCCACAAGACGTTTGCCACCGTCGTGATCGGCCTGGTGGCCGCCATTGCCCTGGTCACCGGCGGCTGGCGGATTTATACCGAGCGGCGCACCGTCAACGCCGCCGCGGCGCTGGACGATGCCAGCCGGGTGTACAACGCGCGCATTCGCGCCGCGGGCGAACCCGCCGAGCCCGGCGAGATCACCTATCCTAACGTCGCCCTCAAGATGCAGGACGCCGCGGCGAAGTTCGCCGCCGTCGGCGACAAGTACCCGGGCACCAATCCCGGCCAACTGGCCCGCTATTACGCCGCGCTCTGTTACGAAAGCCTCGAGCGTCCCCACCAGGCCCTGGAAAGCCTGAAGAAGATCGAAGGCAGCAGCGACAAGGAACTGGCCGCGCTCGCGCAATACCAGTCCGCCACCATCTATGCGCGCACTGGAAAGACCGACGACGCGGTGAAGGTTTACCGCGCCCTGGCGGAAAAGCCCAGCGCCTTTGTGCCCCGCAGCCTCGCCCTGCTGGAGCTGGCCGCGCTGCTCCGCACCAGGAACCCTAAGGAAGCGGCGGACATCTACGCGCAGCTCAAGAAGGAGTTTCCGGACACGGCCATCGCCGAAGAGGCGGAACGCAACCTCGAAGTGCTGCCGCAGTCCTGA